The following are from one region of the Ignavibacteriota bacterium genome:
- a CDS encoding TolC family protein translates to MVDVKWKMGNGISNFEFRISNLSLVSFKYLYKRVFIILITIFSFFENSFAQSVDSLINEAMLNNPYLKSIEQKIYSGQYRAESVDYLPPPTLGVQFDQIPIKEINIWNSAISNSLSLSQMFPLGGKLSAMNKVELQNVEVTKRDYDSYKINLIAQIKMQYYNIWQIERKLDVQQGTIDLLNNILSSVDVSYQVNRINQADLLTVKSEVASNNAQLVILKKQREAEIYKLNKLLGRKLNSNEIVIEKSIAEDSLTYSQDELETILIDSNPSLRKMGTMIEMNKAMVNANNSELVPDLMIEGMFMRMPQGMILTSQSDISMIGMESASTEYMYSLMASITLPFVPWSSGKYSNKEEELLSDIKGIEYEKNNMQREMITELQTAFVKLKTAQELINLYSKEVIPSYEQAAESQLANYQNNRTNITTVIDSYRMLLMQRMNFYMAQADRQMAIAEIEMMVGKRL, encoded by the coding sequence ATGGTAGATGTTAAATGGAAGATGGGAAATGGAATTTCGAATTTCGAATTTCGAATTTCGAATTTATCATTAGTGTCTTTTAAGTATTTATATAAAAGAGTATTTATTATTCTAATAACAATATTTTCATTTTTCGAAAACAGTTTTGCTCAAAGTGTTGATTCATTGATTAATGAAGCTATGCTGAATAATCCGTATTTAAAATCTATTGAGCAAAAAATATATTCCGGACAATACAGAGCTGAATCAGTTGATTATTTGCCACCTCCAACACTTGGAGTGCAGTTTGATCAAATACCAATCAAGGAAATTAATATCTGGAATAGTGCAATTTCTAATTCACTTTCACTTTCTCAAATGTTTCCTCTCGGTGGAAAGTTAAGTGCAATGAACAAAGTTGAACTTCAGAATGTTGAAGTAACAAAAAGAGATTACGACTCATATAAAATAAATCTTATTGCACAGATCAAAATGCAATACTATAATATCTGGCAGATCGAAAGAAAACTCGATGTTCAACAGGGCACAATTGATTTATTAAATAATATTTTAAGTTCTGTTGATGTCAGCTATCAGGTAAACAGAATTAATCAGGCGGATCTTTTAACAGTTAAAAGTGAAGTCGCATCGAATAATGCTCAGCTTGTAATTCTGAAAAAACAGCGTGAAGCCGAAATTTATAAACTGAACAAATTGCTTGGTAGAAAACTCAACTCAAATGAAATTGTAATTGAAAAGTCTATTGCAGAAGATTCACTCACTTATTCACAGGATGAACTGGAAACAATTCTGATTGATTCAAATCCTTCTCTCCGAAAAATGGGAACGATGATCGAAATGAACAAAGCAATGGTGAATGCAAATAATAGTGAACTTGTTCCTGATCTTATGATTGAAGGAATGTTTATGCGAATGCCGCAGGGAATGATACTCACATCTCAGTCAGATATTAGCATGATTGGTATGGAGTCAGCAAGTACTGAATATATGTACTCACTGATGGCTTCAATCACTTTACCTTTCGTTCCGTGGTCATCTGGAAAATACAGCAATAAAGAAGAAGAACTTCTATCTGATATTAAAGGTATTGAGTATGAAAAGAATAATATGCAAAGAGAAATGATAACAGAACTGCAAACAGCTTTTGTTAAACTGAAGACAGCACAGGAGTTGATTAACCTTTATTCAAAAGAAGTCATACCAAGTTATGAGCAAGCTGCAGAATCACAACTGGCAAATTATCAGAACAATCGCACGAATATCACGACTGTAATTGATTCATACAGAATGCTTCTTATGCAACGAATGAATTTTTATATGGCACAAGCTGATCGTCAAATGGCTATCGCTGAAATTGAAATGATGGTTGGAAAAAGGTTGTGA
- a CDS encoding GIY-YIG nuclease family protein has product MKQKYIVYILQSKLDNKFYVGFTNNLKKRLIEHNSGKVKSTKSRRPLDLVYAEVCYNKSDALHREKYLKSSYGKRFIRNRLKNYLTG; this is encoded by the coding sequence ATGAAACAAAAATATATTGTATACATTTTACAAAGCAAATTAGACAACAAATTCTATGTTGGATTTACAAACAATTTAAAGAAGAGATTAATAGAACATAATAGTGGGAAAGTTAAATCGACAAAATCAAGGAGACCTCTTGATTTAGTTTATGCGGAGGTTTGTTACAACAAAAGTGATGCGCTACATAGAGAAAAATATTTGAAAAGTTCTTACGGGAAAAGATTTATTAGAAATCGGCTGAAAAATTATTTGACGGGGTAA
- a CDS encoding efflux RND transporter periplasmic adaptor subunit: protein MFKKLKIHFPSAIYHLPLVIILLLTISTGCSSDNGNDNAENNKVVYTCPMHPQVISDKPGSCPICGMDLVKKSSEEAKLEDMEGMIILSDQKIALADVTTIKVKKQNLVKEISAYSYLDFVEENRKTISAKFNGRIEKLYVDKTGDFIQKGKPLFDIYSPDLVQAQNDYLIAIGNKQSSEYNSTGNSGTKNDLKNSARKKLELLGITDNQIKELDNSGEIKLTITYYSPYSGTVIEKKVQEGMYVSEGSSIYEIADLSLLWNIAEVYENDLNVIKPGSKMELILQAFPGETFTGRISFVYPVVNPETRTIKIRSEIQNKGNKLRPNMYGQTIFKNNFGDGLIIPSDAILFSGKRNIVWVRLPDGMFESREVKVGNKFGDNYQILSGLKEGEEVAATGGFLIDSESQLKSGMPTGHQHGEVDQEKKEVNDHSQHSSEEMKNMNEEKDIVNKRDVKVSTLDINKDGFVYQCPMDWEVISDKPGTCPLCKMDLKKFTVNEAQKNLIEYP, encoded by the coding sequence ATGTTTAAAAAATTAAAAATACATTTTCCATCTGCCATCTACCATCTACCATTAGTAATAATTTTATTGTTAACGATATCAACAGGATGTTCATCTGATAATGGAAATGACAATGCGGAAAATAATAAAGTAGTTTACACCTGTCCTATGCATCCGCAAGTTATCTCCGATAAACCAGGATCGTGTCCAATCTGTGGAATGGATCTGGTAAAAAAATCTTCTGAAGAAGCAAAGTTAGAAGATATGGAAGGAATGATAATTTTGAGCGATCAAAAAATTGCACTCGCTGATGTAACTACTATCAAAGTTAAAAAACAAAATTTGGTTAAAGAAATCAGTGCTTACAGCTATCTCGATTTTGTTGAAGAAAACAGAAAAACGATTTCAGCAAAATTCAACGGAAGGATTGAAAAACTTTATGTTGATAAAACCGGCGACTTCATACAAAAAGGTAAACCTCTTTTTGATATTTATAGTCCCGATCTTGTTCAGGCACAAAATGATTATCTGATTGCAATAGGAAATAAACAAAGCTCAGAATACAATTCAACTGGTAATTCCGGGACTAAAAATGATCTTAAAAATTCTGCCAGAAAAAAACTTGAGCTACTTGGAATTACAGACAATCAGATAAAAGAACTTGACAACTCCGGTGAAATAAAATTAACCATCACATATTATTCTCCTTATTCTGGAACTGTAATCGAGAAAAAAGTTCAGGAGGGGATGTATGTTAGCGAAGGAAGTTCCATTTATGAAATTGCAGATTTATCCTTACTCTGGAATATTGCCGAAGTTTATGAGAACGATTTAAACGTAATAAAACCCGGAAGTAAAATGGAGCTTATTCTTCAAGCTTTCCCTGGAGAAACATTTACCGGAAGAATTTCATTTGTATATCCTGTAGTAAATCCGGAGACAAGAACAATTAAAATCAGAAGCGAAATTCAGAATAAAGGAAACAAGCTTCGCCCGAATATGTATGGTCAGACAATATTTAAAAATAATTTTGGAGATGGATTGATAATTCCGTCAGATGCAATTTTGTTTTCGGGCAAAAGAAATATAGTTTGGGTGCGATTACCCGATGGAATGTTTGAATCACGTGAAGTGAAAGTTGGCAATAAATTCGGAGATAATTATCAAATTCTTTCCGGATTAAAAGAAGGTGAAGAAGTTGCGGCAACTGGCGGATTCCTTATTGATTCTGAAAGCCAGTTGAAAAGCGGAATGCCTACCGGACATCAGCATGGAGAAGTTGATCAGGAAAAGAAGGAAGTAAATGATCATTCCCAGCATTCATCTGAAGAAATGAAAAATATGAATGAGGAAAAAGATATTGTTAATAAAAGAGACGTAAAAGTTTCTACTCTCGATATAAATAAAGATGGTTTTGTTTATCAATGTCCGATGGATTGGGAAGTAATTTCTGATAAACCGGGAACCTGTCCTTTATGTAAAATGGATTTGAAAAAATTCACAGTCAATGAAGCTCAGAAGAATTTAATCGAATATCCTTAA
- a CDS encoding cytochrome c — protein MKILLSVVITLVVLFGLLMIYMYSGWHDVSAMHEDHGMMKWIMRTTKNNSIESRIKEISVPNLENPEMIKEGFEHYNAMCAGCHGAPGMEETELSKGLNPHAPYLPRVAAFIEPAEIFWATKNGINMTGMPAWGKTHSDEKIWAIVAFTKKLPDMSADDYKKMANETEENENHHNGEEHNNHSHN, from the coding sequence ATGAAAATCTTATTAAGTGTTGTCATAACATTAGTAGTTCTTTTTGGGCTTCTAATGATTTATATGTACAGCGGATGGCATGATGTAAGTGCAATGCACGAGGATCACGGGATGATGAAATGGATTATGAGAACTACAAAAAATAATTCAATTGAATCCCGTATAAAGGAAATCTCGGTTCCAAATCTGGAGAACCCTGAGATGATAAAAGAAGGCTTTGAACATTACAATGCAATGTGTGCGGGCTGTCATGGTGCACCTGGAATGGAAGAAACAGAATTATCAAAAGGGTTAAATCCCCACGCTCCATATTTGCCAAGAGTGGCAGCATTTATTGAACCCGCAGAAATTTTCTGGGCTACAAAAAATGGAATAAATATGACCGGTATGCCAGCATGGGGCAAGACACATTCGGATGAAAAAATCTGGGCGATTGTTGCGTTTACAAAAAAACTTCCGGATATGTCCGCCGATGATTATAAAAAAATGGCAAATGAAACTGAAGAAAATGAAAATCATCATAATGGAGAAGAACATAACAACCATTCTCACAATTAA
- the cadA gene encoding cadmium-translocating P-type ATPase yields the protein MEHHTSHTEHNHHKVEHQQHSSHSQSGHDKHAGHNVADFWKRFIVCLIVSIPVLALSHMIQQWLGFELSFPGDKYVLAFLSTFIFIYGGFPFLKGLYDEVKDKAIGMMTLIGVAISVAWIYSVAITFGLQGMDFYWEMATLIDIMLIGHYFEMKSVMGASRSLELLVKMMPSTAHHIMGENIHDMPVSNLQIGDMVMVKPGEKVPVDGIVAEGESYVDESMLTGESKPVKKEKDVKVIGGAINGNGSLIIKVISTGKDSYLNKVVKLVEDAQKIKSKTQNFADRAAKVLTFVALGGGVITLVVWLLLDFPFVFALERMVTVMVISCPHALGLAVPLVVAISTSISARKGLLIRNRTAFENARLISTIIFDKTGTLTKGSHELQEVKVLNPKFDERELLRLAAGIEQHSEHYIAAGLIRKVKELNIKIPKSENFNYLPGKGLEGIVEEKEIKVVGPNYLKEQNIGLSEMNDEFIGTVVYVLIDNQVSGYFIFSDQIRETAFEAIQILKEVGIKNLLLTGDNEKVAKKVSTELKMDGYLANVLPHEKLEKVKELQQKGEYVAMTGDGVNDAPALAQADVGIAVGSGTDVAAETADIILVNSDPKDIASLILFGKATYNKMIQNLWWAAGYNIVAIPLAAGVLFKWDILLSPAIGAVLMSLSTIVVAINAQLLKRQLH from the coding sequence ATGGAACATCATACTTCACATACAGAACATAATCATCACAAAGTTGAACACCAACAACATTCAAGTCATAGTCAAAGCGGACACGACAAACACGCAGGTCACAATGTTGCTGATTTTTGGAAAAGATTTATAGTTTGTTTAATAGTATCCATTCCAGTGCTTGCTCTATCACATATGATACAACAATGGTTGGGATTTGAATTATCTTTTCCTGGTGACAAATATGTGTTAGCATTTCTTTCCACTTTCATTTTCATTTACGGCGGTTTTCCATTTTTAAAAGGATTGTATGATGAAGTGAAAGATAAAGCTATTGGAATGATGACACTCATTGGTGTGGCTATTTCAGTAGCCTGGATTTACAGTGTTGCTATCACATTTGGTTTACAAGGGATGGATTTTTATTGGGAGATGGCAACACTGATAGACATTATGCTCATCGGTCATTACTTTGAAATGAAGTCAGTTATGGGTGCTTCCCGTTCATTAGAGTTGCTTGTAAAAATGATGCCTTCCACTGCGCATCATATTATGGGAGAAAACATTCACGATATGCCGGTTAGTAATTTGCAAATTGGAGATATGGTAATGGTGAAGCCGGGAGAAAAAGTTCCTGTTGATGGTATTGTAGCTGAAGGTGAAAGTTATGTAGATGAAAGTATGCTTACAGGTGAGAGCAAACCCGTTAAAAAAGAAAAAGATGTCAAAGTTATTGGTGGAGCTATAAATGGAAATGGTTCTTTGATCATAAAAGTAATTAGTACGGGTAAAGACAGTTATCTGAATAAAGTAGTGAAACTTGTGGAAGATGCACAAAAAATAAAATCCAAAACACAAAATTTTGCAGATCGTGCCGCAAAGGTTTTAACCTTTGTTGCTTTAGGCGGAGGAGTAATCACACTTGTAGTGTGGCTGCTTTTAGATTTTCCATTTGTTTTTGCTTTAGAAAGAATGGTTACAGTTATGGTGATCTCCTGTCCTCATGCTTTGGGTTTAGCTGTTCCATTAGTTGTGGCAATCTCAACTTCTATTTCTGCACGAAAAGGTTTGCTCATTCGCAACCGGACAGCATTTGAAAATGCAAGATTGATTTCCACAATTATCTTTGATAAAACCGGAACACTTACAAAAGGTTCACACGAATTACAGGAAGTAAAAGTTCTGAACCCAAAATTTGATGAAAGAGAATTACTTCGTTTGGCAGCAGGTATTGAGCAACATTCTGAACATTATATTGCTGCCGGCTTAATTCGAAAAGTAAAAGAGTTGAATATTAAAATCCCAAAATCAGAAAACTTCAATTACCTTCCGGGAAAAGGATTGGAAGGAATTGTTGAAGAAAAAGAAATAAAAGTAGTTGGTCCGAATTATTTGAAAGAACAAAACATCGGCTTATCTGAAATGAATGATGAATTTATTGGAACTGTTGTTTATGTGCTGATAGACAATCAAGTCTCAGGTTATTTTATATTTTCGGATCAAATAAGAGAAACCGCATTTGAAGCTATTCAAATACTCAAAGAAGTTGGAATTAAAAATTTACTTCTCACAGGCGACAACGAAAAGGTAGCAAAAAAAGTTAGCACTGAACTAAAAATGGACGGCTATTTAGCAAATGTTTTACCGCATGAGAAATTAGAAAAAGTAAAAGAACTTCAGCAAAAAGGTGAATACGTTGCTATGACAGGCGATGGTGTAAATGATGCACCGGCACTGGCACAAGCAGATGTAGGTATTGCCGTTGGCTCGGGAACAGATGTAGCAGCAGAAACAGCGGACATTATTTTAGTAAACTCAGATCCGAAAGATATTGCCAGTTTAATTTTATTCGGTAAAGCTACATACAATAAAATGATACAAAATCTTTGGTGGGCTGCTGGCTATAACATTGTTGCAATTCCATTGGCAGCAGGTGTTTTGTTTAAATGGGATATTTTGCTCAGTCCGGCAATAGGTGCTGTGTTGATGAGTTTAAGCACCATTGTGGTAGCTATAAATGCACAACTTTTAAAAAGACAATTACATTGA
- a CDS encoding YHS domain-containing protein — translation MEKTDETEVVQIWNKFCPVKGEEVDADVPTFEYQGKVIGFCCPGCDKKFQKDPETYLKNLNEDGSEFIGS, via the coding sequence ATGGAGAAGACTGATGAAACTGAAGTCGTTCAGATTTGGAATAAATTCTGCCCGGTAAAAGGCGAAGAAGTTGATGCAGATGTTCCAACCTTTGAATACCAAGGAAAAGTAATTGGCTTTTGCTGTCCGGGATGTGATAAGAAATTTCAAAAAGATCCTGAAACTTATTTGAAGAATTTAAATGAGGATGGATCAGAATTTATTGGCAGTTAA
- a CDS encoding cation transporter translates to MKSLIKKAFVLSLITIFYNLAEGIISVYFGANDETLALFGFGVDSFVEVISGIGIAHLVFRMKYSRVENRDAFEKTALRITGTAFYLLAIGLIVGSVLNIINNVKPESTLPGIIIAVISIATMYWLMTSKLKVGKALHSDAIIADANCTKTCFYLSFILLVSSGLYALFSIAYFDILGSVAIAYFAFKEGREAFEKVKSGKLMCNCESESVYIA, encoded by the coding sequence ATGAAAAGTTTAATCAAAAAAGCGTTCGTACTCAGCTTAATTACAATCTTCTACAATCTTGCAGAAGGAATTATTTCAGTTTATTTCGGTGCGAATGATGAGACCCTTGCTTTGTTTGGTTTCGGAGTGGATAGTTTTGTTGAAGTTATTTCCGGAATCGGAATTGCTCATCTGGTATTCAGGATGAAATATTCAAGAGTGGAAAATCGTGATGCGTTTGAAAAAACTGCTTTGAGAATTACCGGGACTGCATTTTATTTGTTGGCGATTGGTTTAATTGTTGGATCAGTTCTCAATATTATTAATAATGTAAAACCAGAATCAACATTACCCGGAATAATTATCGCTGTGATATCCATTGCAACTATGTATTGGCTGATGACTTCGAAATTAAAAGTTGGCAAAGCATTACACTCCGATGCGATAATTGCCGATGCAAATTGTACTAAAACATGTTTTTATCTGTCATTCATTCTTCTTGTAAGCAGTGGATTGTATGCATTATTTAGTATTGCATATTTTGATATTCTTGGTTCAGTAGCAATAGCTTATTTTGCTTTCAAAGAGGGCAGAGAAGCATTTGAAAAAGTTAAGAGTGGAAAGCTGATGTGTAATTGTGAATCTGAATCTGTGTATATTGCCTGA
- a CDS encoding TolC family protein has protein sequence MNKIFILFISISLFLYGYAQDLNESNSITLTEAIEIGLKNNPVIKSAYENISAVEGKFWSGISLPSPEIGVSYEFVPLGSGLNNYEERTFGISQAFEFPTNYFLRGSISGDENDIAYLNFKQSEIQITRQIKTAYYNVLAKQKLLAIAKENLQIADDFSKKAEIRYNVGEGTNLERLTAKVQFTEAKNILALAQNELKSSFAELNYSLGYSRLSDEKFILIDSLAFSKFDTLSFENLYHLSLSSNQQIKISELNVNALSTERTLAWSSLLPGFNISYFRQSLGSDNNYYGASLDISVPLWFLFDNRGQIQYASAKVNIAESELVSVKNEVYLNLTNAYNDYSNNLQQVSLYQEHILPQAEEVYRSASASYDAGEITYIEYLQARQTIISSEKNYTEALLNYYRSIFSLEEIVGQKLLN, from the coding sequence ATGAACAAAATATTTATCTTGTTTATATCTATAAGTTTATTTTTGTATGGATATGCACAGGATTTAAACGAGAGTAACAGTATCACTTTAACCGAAGCGATTGAAATCGGATTAAAAAATAATCCGGTTATCAAATCTGCTTATGAAAATATTTCAGCAGTTGAAGGAAAATTCTGGAGCGGGATATCTTTACCATCTCCGGAAATAGGTGTCAGCTATGAATTTGTTCCGCTTGGTTCGGGTTTAAACAATTACGAAGAACGAACTTTTGGAATCAGTCAGGCATTTGAATTTCCCACAAATTATTTTTTAAGAGGTTCTATCTCTGGTGATGAAAATGATATCGCTTACTTAAATTTTAAGCAGAGTGAAATTCAGATCACTCGTCAGATAAAAACTGCATACTACAATGTACTTGCAAAGCAAAAACTTCTTGCGATTGCAAAAGAGAATCTGCAAATCGCTGATGATTTTTCTAAGAAAGCTGAAATAAGATATAATGTTGGCGAAGGAACTAATCTTGAAAGATTAACAGCAAAAGTTCAGTTTACTGAAGCAAAGAATATTCTGGCTCTTGCTCAGAATGAATTGAAATCTTCTTTCGCCGAATTGAATTATTCATTAGGGTACAGCAGACTCTCAGATGAAAAATTTATTTTAATCGATAGCCTTGCTTTTTCAAAATTCGATACTCTGTCATTTGAAAATTTGTATCACCTTTCATTAAGCTCAAACCAGCAGATAAAAATATCCGAACTAAACGTCAATGCTTTGTCAACAGAGAGAACTCTTGCATGGTCTTCTTTACTTCCTGGTTTTAACATTTCATATTTCAGGCAAAGTCTGGGAAGTGATAATAATTATTACGGAGCTTCGCTTGATATTTCTGTTCCGCTTTGGTTTCTTTTTGATAACCGTGGTCAGATACAATACGCTTCTGCAAAAGTTAATATCGCTGAATCTGAGTTGGTATCAGTGAAGAACGAAGTTTATCTCAATCTGACAAATGCATATAACGATTATTCAAATAACCTGCAGCAGGTCAGTCTTTATCAAGAACATATTTTACCGCAGGCAGAAGAAGTTTATCGCTCAGCTTCCGCAAGCTACGATGCTGGTGAGATTACCTATATTGAATATCTGCAGGCACGTCAAACTATAATATCCTCAGAGAAAAATTATACTGAAGCATTACTTAATTATTATCGTTCGATATTTTCTCTCGAAGAGATTGTCGGACAAAAACTTTTGAACTAA
- a CDS encoding efflux RND transporter periplasmic adaptor subunit, whose translation MEIKLLKIILATIISLSLMRCGSEEQVHDEHSEESHHEESHSESIMIPEVSIKEIGLKTETVTLKPFTGLMKIPAIVTTNQNFEAQVGSLVQGRVHKVFVNAGDYVKAGQELMLVEGLEIGEIKAGYLKAKANLDFHLANFERQKKLIEQNVGSQKSFLESQAEYEKALAEFNAEDKKIHSIGLNDEDVLNGNGNHPDQHTSGTLPVKAPIDGIVVERNVVIGQLVDGTTNAFKIISTASVWIDGQIYEKDFSRINQKTKVDFISSTYPGEKFSGSIINIGQTIDERSRTITIRAEFRNPDRRLKPQMFGEMLIPSNENSTAILIPAESIIKIENQDYVFVRLEDYSFQKRKVVPGSLMNELIEIKEGLNENEQVVIKGAFYLKSESLKDQLEEHDH comes from the coding sequence GTGGAAATAAAATTATTAAAAATCATTCTTGCGACCATTATTTCACTGTCATTGATGAGGTGTGGTAGTGAAGAACAAGTACACGATGAGCATTCTGAAGAAAGTCATCACGAAGAATCACATTCTGAATCGATAATGATACCGGAGGTATCTATAAAAGAAATTGGTTTAAAAACTGAAACTGTTACATTAAAACCTTTTACTGGCTTAATGAAGATTCCGGCAATAGTCACAACGAATCAGAATTTTGAGGCTCAGGTCGGTTCTTTGGTTCAGGGACGTGTTCACAAGGTTTTTGTAAATGCTGGTGATTATGTAAAAGCAGGTCAGGAATTGATGCTCGTTGAAGGATTGGAAATCGGTGAAATAAAAGCTGGCTATTTAAAAGCAAAAGCAAATCTTGATTTTCATCTGGCAAACTTTGAACGGCAGAAAAAGCTTATCGAACAAAATGTTGGCTCTCAGAAATCATTTCTCGAGTCGCAGGCTGAATATGAAAAAGCACTCGCAGAATTTAATGCAGAAGATAAAAAAATTCACTCGATCGGATTAAATGATGAAGATGTTCTCAACGGAAATGGTAATCATCCTGATCAACATACTTCAGGAACCTTACCTGTGAAAGCACCAATTGATGGAATAGTTGTTGAAAGAAATGTTGTTATCGGTCAGTTGGTTGATGGAACTACAAATGCATTTAAAATAATAAGCACTGCTTCCGTTTGGATTGATGGTCAGATTTATGAAAAAGATTTTTCAAGAATAAATCAAAAAACAAAAGTTGATTTTATCTCATCAACATATCCCGGTGAAAAATTCAGCGGCTCAATTATAAATATTGGTCAGACAATAGATGAAAGATCCAGAACGATTACAATCAGGGCTGAATTCAGAAATCCGGATAGAAGATTAAAACCACAAATGTTTGGCGAAATGCTTATCCCATCAAATGAAAATTCGACAGCAATTCTTATTCCTGCTGAATCAATTATAAAAATTGAAAATCAGGATTATGTATTTGTTCGGTTAGAAGATTATTCATTTCAAAAACGGAAAGTAGTTCCGGGTTCTTTAATGAATGAATTAATTGAGATCAAGGAAGGATTAAATGAAAATGAGCAGGTCGTTATCAAAGGAGCTTTTTATCTGAAATCTGAATCACTAAAAGATCAATTAGAGGAGCATGATCACTGA